The Pseudophryne corroboree isolate aPseCor3 chromosome 2, aPseCor3.hap2, whole genome shotgun sequence genome has a segment encoding these proteins:
- the NDC80 gene encoding kinetochore protein NDC80 homolog, which produces MRRSSVTSRQSVVPLRVQDTNKGLTTPQTKERPGVTKASTSKSHSSASERKTSFFGKRASGNRNSQYGAFGVSEKIKDPRPLHDKSFIQQCIRQLCEFLNENGYSQTLTVKSLQGPSTKDFLKIFAFIYSFICPNYEIPDSKFEEEIPRVFKELGYPFALSKSSMYTVGAPHTWPQIVAALVWLIDSVKFCCAQRAEERVFEEPQLGAQSENEIDFNQVFLDYAVRCYDQFMEGRDTFEDNDSEVCSKLKDLYAVDESHQESLQVESRRLMEEIDRLEKEKESEPDPLASKRKMKMLLQADMQKYQNYLTEMESHSVLLDQRVSSISEEVDALELEREAIKQENLRLKNILDNQKYSVADIERIKYEETELQETITKLTKELDNDKQHLWSEELKFAKIKESVETQIAEFHKVARKVRLIPSTAENANGHDFQIEWTLDSDQGSLNRCRNKINLPLLEILTQLEGQIAHATNKQMESEDLLEQLNSLIAEKRNEVKCHKEEAQKLDELHLQKVEEADEEEKRWAAEIASLEKHRQLLESGVNKSLEEAMKELEKAQQELQLVEHQTEEEMRQVASKLARVVTAVASHIAAIEKYLEEKRLKTEREYGEFLKEDLLVDLRELLEKYKEKAKGLSAPPSK; this is translated from the exons ATGAGGAGGAGTTCGGTGACCAGCAGACAGTCTGTAGTTCCATTACGGGTCCAAGATACCAACAAGGGTCTGACCACCCCTCAGAC TAAGGAGCGGCCTGGAGTGACTAAGGCAAGTACGAGCAAATCCCACTCGTCAGCTTCTGAAAGAAAGACCAGCTTCTTCGGCAAGAG GGCCAGCGGCAACAGGAACAGCCAGTATGGAGCGTTTGGGGTCTCTGAAAAGATAAAAGATCCCCGACCTCTACATGACAAATCCTTTATCCAGCAATGTATCCGCCAGCTGTGTGAG TTTCTGAATGAGAACGGCTACTCGCAGACCCTCACGGTGAAGTCCTTACAAGGCCCCTCCACTAAGGATTTCCTGAAGATATTTGCGTTCATCTACAGCTTCATCTGCCCAAACTATGAAATTCCAGACTCCAAGTTTGAGGAGGAAATCCCCAGAGTATTTAAGGAACTGGG ATACCCATTTGCTTTGTCAAAAAGCTCCATGTACACAGTCGGTGCCCCCCACACGTGGCCACAGATAGTTGCTGCCCTGGTCTGGTTAATAGACAGTGTCAAG TTTTGCTGTGCGCAGAGGGCTGAGGAGCGGGTGTTCGAGGAGCCACAGTTGGGAGCACAGAGCGAAAATGAAATTGACTTCAACCAG GTGTTCCTGGATTACGCTGTCAGATGCTATGATCAGTTCATGGAGGGTCGGGATACATTTGAGGACAATGACTCGGAAGTGTGTTCCAAACTCA AGGATTTGTACGCTGTGGATGAATCTCATCAGGAGTCGCTGCAGGTCGAGTCGCGGAGGCTAATGGAGGAAATTGATCGActagagaaagaaaaggagagtGAACCG GACCCTCTGGCCTCCAAGAGAAAGATGAAGATGTTGCTGCAGGCGGATATGCAAAAATACCAGAACTACCTGACGGAGATGGAGTCTCATTCAGTGTTACTAGACCAGCGGGTCAGCAGCATCAGCGAAGAGGTTGACGCTTTGG AGCTGGAACGTGAGGCCATAAAGCAGGAGAACCTGCGGCTGAAGAACATCCTGGACAACCAGAAATACTCTGTAGCAGATATAGAAAGGATAAAGTATGAGGAAACGGAGCTACAAGAGACCATCACCAAACTGACCAAAGAGCTGGATAATGACAAACAGCATCTATGGAGCGAGGAGCTGAAATTCGCCAAAATCAAAGAATCG GTGGAGACACAGATAGCGGAGTTTCACAAGGTGGCTCGGAAAGTGCGGCTAATTCCGTCCACGGCGGAGAATGCGAACGGACATGATTTCCAGATCGAGTGGACTCTGGACAGCGATCAGGGCAGCTTAAACCGCTGTAGGAACAAGATCAAC CTTCCATTATTGGAGATCCTAACGCAGCTGGAAGGACAGATTGCACATGCCACCAACAAACAGATGGAGTCGGAAGACCTGTTGGAACAG TTGAATTCTCTGATAGCAGAGAAGAGAAATGAAGTGAAGTGTCACAAGGAGGAGGCTCAGAAACTGGATGAACTTCATCTTCAGAAAGTAGAG GAAGCTGACGAGGAGGAGAAGAGATGGGCCGCAGAAATCGCGTCTTTGGAGAAACATCGGCAACTGCTGGAGTCTGGCGTTAACAAAAGCCTGGAGGAGGCCATGAAGGAGCTTGAGAAGGCCCAACAGGA GCTGCAGCTTGTTGAGCACCAGACTGAAGAGGAGATGAGACAAGTGGCGAGTAAGCTGGCACGAGTGGTGACGGCGGTGGCTTCTCACATAGCGGCGATAGAG AAATACCTGGAGGAGAAGCGGCTGAAGACTGAGAGAGAGTACGGGGAGTTCCTGAAGGAAGATCTGTTGGTGGATCTGCGAGAGCTACTGGAAAAGTATAAAGAAAAGGCCAAAGGCTTAAGCGCTCCCCCCAGCAAGTAA